A genomic window from Solanum stenotomum isolate F172 chromosome 10, ASM1918654v1, whole genome shotgun sequence includes:
- the LOC125878500 gene encoding uncharacterized protein LOC125878500: MSITFSFLSSSIPTLKKTHKIFPYSTFSHNQILTSPVVRIKLEVKHKCSEIFTSNCGFQSRRKNGFIAKAESSGIDNGNSVDKAGNEVRGESTMPDIFRYLTKEAPDMPVRWPWFIALAFILYAWRTILWELDNWKKAVGAVFRFLGYISKLALDVVYYFIGDQITTIIRFIESTIYSIRAFYSSIVAYAPVQELTTIIILASCVLAIGEAAVPDSVNNQPYLLTAAGIMGFAAVRGYISELFFWFILLGLFFFARFIRRRDYVSSAMPAAAALVAVGESWVRLVVMVSYTALAILQHSKTPLNKSEGETTGAVRKVPVPLICVALAIGVRLAAKWAGYQHLTWMIV, encoded by the exons ATGTCGATTACTTTCTCATTTCTCTCATCTTCAATTCCCACTCTCAAGAAAACCCATAAGATTTTTCCCTATAGTACTTTCTCTCATAATCAAATTCTTACCTCACCTGTTGTCAGAATTAAACTCGAAGTGAAACACAAATGTTCCGAGATTTTCACAAGTAATTGTGGATTTCAATCACGTAGGAAAAATGGGTTTATTGCGAAAGCTGAGAGTAGTGGAATAGATAATGGGAATAGTGTCGACAAAGCTGGAAATGAGGTTCGTGGAGAGAGCACAATGCCTGATATATTCAGATACTTGACTAAAGAAGCTCCTGATATGCCTGTTAGATGGCCTTGGTTCATAG CTTTGGCCTTTATTCTATATGCCTGGAGGACTATCTTGTGGGAATTGGATAATTGGAAAAAGGCTGTGGGTGCTGTCTTCCGATTTCTTGGTTACATCTCGAAACTTGCATTGGATGTTGTATACTACTTCATAGGGGATCAGATCACAACTATAATTAGGTTCATTGAATCAACAATTTACTCCATTCGAGCTTTCTACTCCAGTATAGTTGCATATGCACCAGTACAAGAGCTAACAACAATCATCATTTTGGCATCTTGTGTTCTTGCTATTGGTGAAGCGGCAGTTCCAGATTCTGTGAACAACCAACCATACCTTCTTACAGCAGCTGGAATAATGGGATTTGCTGCTGTAAGGGGTTATATTTCCGAGCTGTTCTTTTGGTTTATACTCCTAGGCTTGTTTTTCTTTGCTCGATTTATCAGAAGAAGAGATTATGTGTCTTCCGCAATGCCTGCTGCTGCTGCATTAGTTGCTGTGGGAGAGTCTTGGGTTAGACTGGTAGTAATGGTTTCTTACACTGCTTTGGCCATTCTGCAACACTCTAAAACGCCTTTGAATAAAAGTGAAGGGGAAACTACCGGTGCAGTTAGAAAGGTCCCAGTTCCTCTGATATGTGTTGCATTGGCCATTGGTGTCCGACTTGCTGCAAAATGGGCTGGTTATCAACATTTGACTTGGATGATCGTTTGA